The following proteins come from a genomic window of Candidozyma auris chromosome 4, complete sequence:
- the ULP1 gene encoding Ulp1p, giving the protein MLVLDSHKGLSFVSSQHGKHEKVATNGFDRLNWDVHLDPKDEEAEASSGTEEAAEPKKLSRKMKKELKSQKKANARRLRSAKRGISEAVSENTGFNEYTAKQEIKRIHNRIVSRMPSQGVSDFKVFHYESIAFYKSDVDHLVPGEWLNDNNIALVYELLTKYFLKETPFGHEVLLLYPSLVQLFLHYPSVEEVASILPQKELSKSKLVFIPFNFVDSMIDLEDANNGDHWALCVLSIMEKRLYVFDSMSSEDDHEDEMLLRQLAKRLQSAIFKPKDTLSVMKMPCDQQDNFDDCGVFCIMFTVYLVAQVISGEPIDIDIRDVNFNALSGRLFMMELVKRLSEKDGPN; this is encoded by the coding sequence ATGCTCGTCTTAGACTCTCACAAGGGCCTCTCGTTTGTGCTGAGTCAGCACGGGAAACACGAGAAAGTGGCAACGAACGGGTTTGACAGGCTCAACTGGGATGTGCATCTAGATCCtaaggatgaagaagctgaagcaTCCAGCGGCACGGAAGAGGCGGCTGAGCCGAAGAAGCTTTCtagaaaaatgaagaaagaattgaagctgcagaagaaagcaaacGCTCGCAGGTTAAGGCTGGCAAAGAGAGGTATCTCAGAAGCAGTGCTGGAGAACACGGGGTTCAACGAGTACACAGCCAAGCAGGAGATAAAGAGAATCCACAACCGCATCGTGAGCAGGATGCCGCTGCAAGGTGTTAGCGACTTCAAGGTTTTCCACTATGAGTCCATTGCGTTCTACAAATCCGACGTCGACCACCTAGTTCCTGGCGAATGGCTCAATGACAACAACATAGCGTTGGTATATGAGCTACTAACAAAGTATTTTCTCAAGGAGACTCCTTTTGGCCACGAGGTTCTCCTTCTATACCCGTCACTCGTTCAATTGTTTTTGCATTATCCTTCTGTCGAGGAGGTAGCTTCCATCTTGCCTCAGAAGGAACTCAGCAAGCTGAAGCTTGTATTTATACCATTTAATTTCGTGGATAGCATGATCGACTTGGAAGACGCCAACAACGGCGACCACTGGGCCTTGTGTGTATTGAGCATCATGGAAAAAAGATTGTATGTATTTGACTCGATGTCTTCAGAGGATGACCACGAGGACGAGATGCTTCTACGCCAGCTTGCCAAGCGCCTCCAGAGTGCCATATTCAAGCCCAAGGATACGTTATCTGTGATGAAGATGCCTTGTGACCAACAAGACAACTTTGACGACTGTGGCGTGTTTTGTATCATGTTCACTGTGTACCTTGTGGCTCAGGTAATATCAGGCGAACCCATAGATATTGACATTCGTGACGTCAACTTCAACGCTCTTAGTGGGCGTTTGTTCATGATGGAATTGGTCAAGAGGCTCTCCGAGAAGGACGGACCGAATTAA
- the ARF2 gene encoding Arf family GTPase ARF1 encodes MGLSFSKLFSNLFGNKEMRILMVGLDAAGKTTILYKLKLGEIVTTIPTIGFNVETVEYKNISFTVWDVGGQDKIRPLWRYYFQNTQGIIFVVDSNDRDRIAEAREELQQMLNEDELRDALLLVFANKQDLPNAMNAAEITEKLGLHSIRQRPWFIQSTCATTGDGLYEGLEWLSTNLKNSS; translated from the coding sequence ATGGGATTGtctttctccaagttgttcaGCAACCTCTTTGGTAACAAAGAGATGAGAATATTGATGGTTGGTTTGGATGCCGCCGGTAAGACCACCATCTTGTATAAATTGAAGCTCGGCGAAATCGTCACCACCATCCCTACCATTGGTTTCAATGTCGAGACCGTCGAGTACAAGAACATTTCCTTCACCGTGTGGGACGTGGGTGGACAGGACAAGATCAGACCTTTGTGGAGATACTACTTCCAGAACACCCAGGGCATCATCTTCGTGGTTGACTCCAATGACAGAGACCGTATCGCCGAGGCCAGAGAGGAGTTACAGCAGATGCTCAATGAGGACGAGTTGAGGGACGCCTTGCTCTTGGTGTTTGCCAACAAACAGGATTTGCCAAACGCCATGAACGCTGCCGAGATCACCGAGAAGTTGGGTTTGCATTCCATCAGACAGAGACCTTGGTTCATTCAATCCACCTGTGCCACCACCGGTGACGGTTTGTACGAGGGTTTGGAGTGGTTGTCCacgaacttgaagaactccTCGTAA
- a CDS encoding aminopeptidase, with translation MRPPSTSLTRCYIRSAHKYASRPPQVIPYKTGQPMHETRKHYLPQPGFLTPGITALEYYERRMRLAKELPVGSAAIVAGNQVVHSSGSVFYHFQQDNDMYYLTGWLEPDSVAVIEKVADNHTDEDVVFHMLVPPKNPATELWEGARTGLEGAYDYFNADEVAEIGRLSSYLKGIISRNEHIYFDSKARGVRSSNFGSFFNLGYNKHSDTIDDMLKGKKLKSLRQVLANHRAIKSPAEIKVMHKAGQISSRAFNTAMARVGSEKPFVTEKLLAKYLEYAFVRGGCDREAYIPVVASGPNALTIHYTRNDDILYRDETVFVDAGGKLGGYCADISRTWPNSPDGFSEPQKDIYNAVLHTNKVCIDQCNENYGMSLHDIHELSVTTLLNELRVLPGFSNLNRSDVSRELFPHYIGHHLGLDLHDVPSASRFSRLCKGNVVTIEPGIYVPFDDKWPKHFQGIGVRVEDDIAMGRTPSDILNLTSLCAKEVADVESLVRSGKASTPGLYDEAVEITI, from the coding sequence ATGAGACCTCCAAGCACCTCCCTAACAAGATGCTATATTCGATCCGCTCATAAGTACGCTTCCAGACCGCCCCAGGTGATTCCATATAAGACCGGTCAGCCGATGCACGAAACAAGAAAACATTATCTTCCCCAACCAGGCTTCCTCACTCCGGGTATCACGGCTTTGGAATACTACGAGAGACGAATGCGTCTAGCGAAAGAGTTGCCGGTCGGCTCTGCCGCCATTGTGGCCGGTAACCAGGTGGTGCACAGCTCAGGATCAGTGTTCTACCATTTCCAGCAGGATAACGACATGTACTATCTCACCGGCTGGCTTGAGCCGGACTCGGTGGCTGTGATCGAAAAAGTTGCCGATAATCACACAGACGAGGACGTGGTTTTCCACATGTTGGTGCCGCCAAAGAACCCAGCGACCGAACTCTGGGAAGGTGCCCGCACAGGCCTTGAAGGGGCGTATGATTACTTCAATGCCGACGAGGTGGCCGAGATCGGCAGATTGAGCTCGTATTTGAAAGGCATTATCAGCAGAAACGAGCATATTTACTTTGACAGCAAGGCCAGAGGCGTGAGGCTGCTGAATTTCGGCAGTTTCTTCAATCTAGGGTATAACAAGCACTCGGACACCATCGATGACATGCTCAAGGGAAAGAAGCTAAAGCTGTTGAGGCAGGTGTTGGCGAACCACCGAGCGATCAAGTCGCCAGCAGAGATCAAGGTGATGCACAAAGCAGGGCAAATTTCAAGCAGGGCTTTCAACACTGCCATGGCCAGAGTCGGCAGCGAAAAACCCTTTGTCACGGAAAAGCTACTTGCAAAATACCTAGAGTACGCTTTTGTCAGAGGCGGCTGTGACAGAGAAGCTTACATTCCCGTTGTGGCCAGTGGGCCCAACGCCTTGACCATACATTACACCAGAAACGACGATATCTTGTATCGAGATGAGACTGTGTTCGTGGATGCTGGAGGCAAGCTTGGCGGCTACTGTGCTGACATTTCACGAACGTGGCCCAATTCGCCCGACGGCTTCTCGGAGCCTCAGAAGGATATCTACAACGCTGTGCTCCACACTAATAAGGTTTGCATTGACCAGTGCAATGAGAACTACGGCATGTCTCTTCACGATATCCACGAGCTCTCTGTCACCACACTCTTGAACGAGCTACGGGTACTTCCTGGCTTCAGCAACCTCAATAGATCAGACGTTTCTCGTGAGTTGTTCCCTCACTACATTGGCCACCACTTGGGGCTTGATCTTCACGATGTGCCATCGGCGTCGAGGTTCAGCAGATTGTGTAAGGGCAACGTCGTTACCATTGAGCCCGGAATATATGTGCCATTTGACGATAAATGGCCCAAGCATTTCCAGGGAATAGGCGTcagagttgaagatgatattGCAATGGGACGCACCCCGAGCGATATATTGAACTTGACAAGCCTCTGtgccaaagaagttgcTGACGTCGAGCTGCTTGTCCGTCTGGGCAAAGCAAGCACGCCAGGGCTCTACGACGAGGCCGTTGAAATCACAATTTAA
- a CDS encoding prohibitin subunit PHB1: MSKRVLDRIGGLALPAGLSFALLQSAMYDVEGGKRAVIFDRLSGVQSKVIGEGTHFVIPWLQKPIIYDVRTKPKTIATTTGSKDLQNVSLTLRVLHRPEVMNLPRIYQTLGLDYDERVLPAIGNEILKSIVAQFDAAELITQREVVSARIRQELSRRANEFNIKLEDVSITHMTFGKEFTKAVEQKQIAQQDAERAKFLVDRAEQERKAAVIRAEGEAEAAETVSKALAKAGDGLLMIRRLDASKEIASTLANSPSVSYLPSGKAGEESKNSLLLNVGR, encoded by the coding sequence ATGTCCAAGCGTGTTCTCGACAGAATTGGCGGTCTCGCTCTTCCAGCAGGTCTCTCGTTTGCCCTTCTTCAGCTGGCCATGTACGATGTCGAAGGAGGCAAGAGAGCAGTGATTTTCGACCGTCTCAGCGGAGTGCAGCTGAAGGTGATTGGTGAGGGCACCCATTTCGTGATTCCCTGGTTGCAGAAACCCATCATCTACGACGTGAGAACAAAGCCAAAGACCATTGCCACGACAACGGGTTCAAAAGACTTGCAGAATGTCTCGTTGACCCTCAGGGTGTTGCACAGGCCGGAGGTGATGAACCTCCCCAGAATTTACCAGACATTGGGGTTGGACTACGACGAAAGAGTGTTGCCAGCCATTGGTAacgagatcttgaagagtaTAGTGGCGCAGTTTGATGCAGCAGAGCTCATCACCCAGAGAGAGGTTGTCAGTGCCAGGATCCGCCAGGAGCTCTCGAGGAGAGCTAACGagttcaacatcaagtTGGAGGACGTATCGATTACTCATATGACATTTGGAAAAGAGTTCACAAAGGCGGTGGAACAGAAGCAGATTGCTCAGCAGGATGCCGAGAGAGCCAAGTTTTTGGTCGACAGGGCCGAGCAGGAGAGGAAAGCTGCCGTCATCAGAGCTGAGGGTGAGGCCGAGGCTGCTGAAACCGTTTCCAAGGCGTTGGCCAAGGCCGGTGATGGACTTTTGATGATCAGAAGATTGGACGCCTCCAAGGAGATTGCGCTGACGTTGGCCAACTCTCCTAGCGTGTCGTACTTGCCCTCGGGCAAAGCCGGCGAGGAGTCCAAGAAcagcttgttgttgaacgTGGGGCGTTAA
- a CDS encoding ditrans,polycis-polyprenyl diphosphate synthase — MPAAATKLVSWAQYHVNHMILLTVFFLMSIIRNFEYMYHKLYLRLLSITYYPNKSPVVIRNDVNNLAKIPKHISCLICMRSEDDENGGIEGAVSDIAELAAWCLSAGIPKLTIYEETGAVKPHLDELERYITKNLRAYFGVPTPAFTLKVPHSNKTVLCGTEVEGQPTLLISLLSRVDGKPTIVELTKTMCDLTANNDLSVKDITVQLIDEELNELVGPEPDLLICFDPVLNLHDYPPWHLRLSEFYWEPDNDSVNYPVFIRALRQFSNCKMNVGK, encoded by the coding sequence ATGCCTGCTGCAGCCACAAAACTCGTCTCGTGGGCGCAGTACCACGTCAACCACATGATTCTTCTCACCGTGTTCTTCCTCATGTCCATCATCCGCAACTTTGAGTACATGTACCACAAGTTGTACCTTCGTCTTCTCTCCATCACCTACTATCCAAACAAGTCGCCTGTGGTGATCAGGAACGACGTCAACAATTTGGCCAAGATCCCCAAGCATATCAGCTGTCTTATCTGTATGAGAAGCGAGGACGACGAGAATGGCGGCATCGAGGGCGCTGTTTCAGATATTGCTGAGTTGGCAGCGTGGTGCTTGAGCGCTGGCATCCCCAAGTTGACTATCTACGAGGAAACGGGCGCGGTCAAGCCTCACTTGGACGAGTTGGAGCGGTACATCACGAAAAACCTCAGGGCGTACTTTGGCGTGCCCACTCCGGCGTTCACGTTGAAGGTGCCTCACTCGAACAAAACGGTGCTTTGCGGCACCGAGGTCGAGGGCCAGCCCACCTTGCTCATCTCGTTGCTCTCTCGCGTCGACGGGAAACCCACCATCGTGGAGCTCACAAAAACCATGTGCGACCTTACCGCCAACAACGACTTGTCGGTCAAGGATATCACCGTGCAGCTCATCGATGAGGagctcaatgagcttgtgGGGCCTGAGCCCGACCTTCTCATCTGCTTTGATCCGGTGTTGAACTTGCATGACTATCCGCCATGGCACCTTCGCTTGAGCGAGTTCTACTGGGAGCCCGACAACGATTCGGTCAACTACCCGGTGTTCATCCGTGCTTTGAGGCAGTTCTCCAACTGTAAGATGAACGTGGGCAAGTAG
- the PRE9 gene encoding proteasome core particle subunit alpha 3, whose amino-acid sequence MSRYDSRTTIFSPDGRLHQVEYAQEAISNAGTAIGVLSQEGVVLACEKKFTSKLLDNDGSAEKLYILNDQMMCAVAGMTADASILVNNARVTAQRYLKTYNEEIPCELLIKRVCDVKQGYTQHGGLRPFGVSFIYAGYDDIHQFQLFTSNPSGNYSGWKAISIGANNSAAQTLLKKDYKDEMSLKEACELAVKVLSKTMDASNMNSEKLEFATLSKGKEKDVVVRKIWKDQEIDDLIKASGVLEKADEE is encoded by the coding sequence ATGTCTCGGTACGACTCCAGAACCACAATCTTCTCGCCAGACGGGCGTCTTCACCAAGTGGAGTATGCCCAAGAAGCCATCTCCAATGCCGGTACCGCCATTGGCGTCCTCTCACAAGAAGGAGTCGTATTAGCGTGTGAAAAGAAGTTCACCTCGAAATTGCTTGATAACGACGGCAGCGCAGAGAAATTGTACATCTTAAACGATCAGATGATGTGTGCTGTTGCTGGAATGACGGCAGATGCCTCCATTCTCGTGAACAACGCCAGGGTGACTGCTCAGAGGTACTTGAAGACGTACAACGAAGAGATCCCTTGTGAGCTTCTTATAAAAAGAGTTTGTGACGTCAAGCAAGGCTACACACAACACGGAGGATTACGTCCGTTTGGTGTCTCTTTCATATATGCTGGATACGACGACATACACCAGTTCCAATTGTTCACGTCGAACCCTTCAGGTAACTACTCTGGGTGGAAGGCGATCTCCATTGGAGCCAACAACTCGGCGGCACAGACGTTGTTGAAAAAGGACTACAAGGACGAGATGCTGTTGAAGGAGGCGTGCGAGTTGGCAGTGAAGGTGCTTTCGAAGACGATGGATGCGTCGAACATGAATAGCGAGAAGTTGGAGTTTGCCACGTTGAGCAAGGGGAAAGAGAAGGACGTGGTGGTGAGGAAGATCTGGAAGGATCAGGAGATTGacgacttgatcaaggccTCTGGTGTTTTGGAAAAGGCCGACGAGGAGTAA